AAACCACTGTTGTGGTTCTTTGCGAGAAAGACACCAACAAGTGGTTCCTCTCTCTAGCAGCATGACACAAACGGGCATAAAGTCATCGTTTGGCTATCCGCGGTGATGTAAATATGGCTCAAATTTGTATCGTGAATGCGTCGACGCGGATGCTGCGCCGTCGCACCGCGTGAGCGCTCCAATCTTCCACGGGCCCACCTGGCAGGGACCCCGTACGCTTCGTCTTCTGGGCGGCGTGGCGTAGCAGTACCGGTGGGGCGACATCGCTTTTCTGCACACGAAATTAATGGCTTCTAGCCGCAGCAATGCAGGTTCACCAGGCCTTGCCATGCGTGCAGACCTTAATGCGTGCCACCGCCCCATCAGCTGCCTCCGACGTATAAATTGGGCCTTTGCGCATCCACCCCCGTCACACAACCCTAGCCACCTCCCAAATCTCCAATTCTAGCTCCACCACCAACCTTATCTCTATCCACCTTCTCCCCACGAGCTCCATGGCTGGTCCTAGGGGGCGAGGTCGCGAACGCGGCCGGGGGCAGGGCGGTCGTGTTGGATCTGCACTGCCTGCCTGATCGATGTTGCCTGCCCACTCTCCGCCGCCGGAGTGAACGCACGACAGTTATTTCGCGTTCGTCGTCCACATCACTGAGGACCCGTTTGGTAGAAAGAAACTTCCGAAAACTTCACGGAGTTTCTTGTTGAATGGGAGTCGGCGGCCTGAACCTGTGAGAAGTCAGCTGCGGCTTTTGTCTGTGGCCCGTCGAAGTCTTGTTCGACGGGCAAGGCAAGATGTACCTCGATGCTGGCTTCGAGGAGTTTGCTCGCGCCCACCGCCTCGAGGTCAGGTGCCTAGTGCATTGCCTCTACGAAGGCGGTGGCGACATGAGCATGAGGGTTTTCAACGACCCATCATGTCGCATGCACTACCACAGGGTGATGACAACGAGGGGCAGCTGTAGGTTACATGgtattctttctttgcagcgaagatGACGAGTGACAATTGAAGCCACAAGTTAGGTTTACTCATTTTACACTATTTACAATTGATATATGTCTCAAAACATATGTAATATGTGTTTATCTATCAATGAAAAAATACCTACAAAATAAGAAGTAGGACAGGCCGTTGGGGGCACCCCCAGACGCAAACGACCAATCATGGCCCGACGATCAATTTCGTGTCCGCGGCGCCGACAAAAACAGACACACAGGATCATTTTTGGTGACTTGACCGAAATGCATCGGACCGCTCAAGATACCCTAAATGTAGTTACTAAATGCGTCAGGCCGCTGAAAATACCCTAAGCTTAAGAATTTAGTTACTCTAATCTTATGACTGCAGAGTTGAACTTCAGACCATAGATATAGACGAAGGACCAGTAGTGCGGGTCAAGTTCCCAGCACCCCCAAAATTCAGAAGGCGGAACTCAAATTTTAAATAGGGCAGCTGGCAGCAGGACATCAAATTGAATGCCACTGAGCACCGTTGTCCACACTATGTGCAGGCATAACAGGTGACAGATGGTATACAGTTGACTTCCGGGGGGCCGCACCGTCTCACCAAACTTCTGACCGTGGCAGTGTAGTCCAATACGGAACAGATGGTATACTGGATTTTTCAAGCGTGCGTATTTCCTGCAAAATATTTCTAGCACAGCTACCAACACGAAAATCAGCGAATCACAGAGCACCAGCTGGcgggagcactggtgctcatgtgcatgAAATCCCCTTCCCTTCACGAAAATTCCTCTATGCACTCCGAATTAGAAACAAATTTCCCGTGTTTAAGATACACGGTGGAACCAAAACACCAAATTCCTCTGGCGGACGGAATACTAACGAGAATGGGTTTTAGGAAGGTGGATGGATCAATAGCTACACCCAATTGCACGGTATTCAGTTTAACTTATCTAATCAGACTGTTAAATGCATGCTTTTTTCTTATCAATTATTTATCTCCTTAATGTGCATGGTTCTAGGCTTCTAGATATGGTGGCTAAGACAAGATCGTATACATACATAGTTACATACGCAAGGAGTGGACACGCACGAACGCAGCTGGAAGTGGTCAGACACTATATAAGACACAGGTTCTCTGCTGGCTCAACTTAGCCATTTCAGATCGTTACATAAGCTCGTATGGAAAATGGAGAATGCTGAAGGTTACTTGTGAACACAAGACATAACAACCTTGAAAGCACAACACTAATTTTTTTTAACTCATGCATGTCTCTGGGATACCAGCATACTTGTCGACGGCAGTACACAGCTATGAAACTTACGGAACAGGCAAACTTGTGATGAGGTTAAGATCAACACTTCCCAAATTTCTTTTGAAGAACAATTAGGAGCAGCTCTGCATTAAAGCGGAAACTGAGCGGGACGTGATCGACCTAATTGAACATCGAGTCTCCGTTTCACTTTTTTACACCGTTACTTATCGGACGAAAGTTACACGAATGAAAACAGCATCAGAATACAGAAGTTCCATCAGTTTTAAGTTGACACCAAGCTCTCTGAATCTATTTTCTGTCCTCGACGAAGTATGGTCAGCAGTCCCTGCGGCTAAGTCACAAGGGCACATAACCCTTCTGGAGCTTTCTAATCGTCATAAGGGCACCCTATCATGTTTTTCCCACCTATCTGAGCCAGCGCAGTTTCAAACAGATGTATTTAATTATCACCTTTTGTACCGAAAAGTGTAtttggcacatgagcaccagtgctcctgatttttaaaaatcatattttttggatttgaaaaaatatgaaattaaatactcacatacatataaacattctgaaggtacggtagaaattttgaagaaaaatatgctatattttaagctatacaaaaaagacaattttctgacaaatatatacctctatacgtagccaaaaatttgtttttttcctgtagctcaaaatacaatgcaatttctaccgaaactttgcatgaatattcataatatgtgtatgtattcatggaataaatgtgataatTTTTTGAAATGCAGAAATTCagttttttaaatattttaaaaactaaaagcactggtgctcatgtgcaccaaatttgctTCCCTTTTGTACTAGGTACACTACGGGAGAGACGGCGTGTGCCGACGGCCAGTCGATGTGCCgatggccaaatgtcggggccgtcggcacagaggccctcgtcgaccggcgacggagttgaccgtcggcacaggccgGCCGTCGGCGACGGAGTTTAGGTAAGATACTTTCTCCCTTAACTGATATAAGATGTTTTAGCTTTTTGTAGATTTATTTATTTGATATGTATCTAGTTTACTTTTGGTATATAGATTTACTCATTATGGTGTGTATTTAGTTTACTTTATAATttctaaaacatcttatattttgAACAAAGGGAGTATTTATTGTCGAATGAAAGTTTTTAAAAGATTCCTCATAAGGTATTTAAATGACATAACCACAAAAGGCTGAAAAGCTTCTGGTCTCTGCATTTGACAACACCCACCAGATTCAAATAGAATGTGACCGCATGCAACAGGGCACAAAATGCTGAAATATTAATTATATTATACTGGTAAATAACAATTTTGTTCCAATACTACTGTTTATGTGATATTTTTTACTAAAGAACGACGGACCGCTATAGCGGCTACGACAATGGGGCTCCGCACAACATGTCTGTCCGACACCCATCTCAAACTTCCCTCGAAGAATAGTTCTTTACCTATGTGGCTGCTCGCTGTCACACTAAATGTTTTCTTCTCTCCGACCTTGGAGAACGTGAGTGTCTCCGGGAAGACGCGCACTACCAGTGACTTGGGCACATCCACCTTTGCCGTGTATGTCGATGTTGCGGGCCCAACATTCGTCACAGTCCGGTTCACGGTGAAAGGCGTTGATGTCATCGGCATAGTAATCGTCGGGTAGTTGAGCTGCACATCCTCGATCTTCGGCAGGTTCGTGCAAGTCAGGCTTGAGTTGCGAACGATGGTTGCCAAGCCATCCTTGCCGAGGAACCAGCAAATATAACCCGCATAGTCAGTGATGCCAAGGTCGTACACCAGACCAGGGTCTGCGGCTCTTGTGACATTCACATGGCCTGCACCTGTGTCATACACACTAGCTTTGGTGTGATGCTGATCCAAGATGGAGCCACCAGTGCTATTGACCATGTCTGATGTTGTCAAGATGGCGGACTTGATGGCGGCTGGTGACCAGCTGGGATGAATGCTCTTGAGAAGCGCTGCAACGCCGCTGATGTGCGGCGTGGCCATGGATGTGCCAGATATGATGTTGAAAGGCCCAGATGCAGAGTCCATCTTTGGTGGCCATGCTGCTAGGATGTTGAGACCTGGGGCTAATATGTCTGGCTTAAGAAAGCCAGGAACAATGAAGCTTGGACCCCGCGAAGAGAACCATGACACGACAGGGGCCGGGCGGATGCCAAGCAATGTGTTGTTGTAGTTGAAAGAAGCCACAGATGTTGTCTCCGATGATGCCGCATAAGATGTGAGGATAGCGCCATCGGCCGCGGTTACCTGCACCACGGTGGAGTTGTAATCCCGAAGAAGTGTGGTGTAGCCACTGAGGTCATCGTTGAACAACACCACGCCAGCTGCGCCGGCGCCGATTAAGCTGTGGACTTGAGACTTCTGAAAAGCCGACATCGTGGACTCACAAACAATGATCTTACCGGCGACGGAATTTTCATCGCCGTATTCACAGTACCGACGCGCCTCGGAGAAGAGGAGAGGGTACGACTTCGACCTCGGCTTTGCTTCCTGTGTAAGCGCTTCCCCGTGGATGCTCTTGCCATTGCCGAGATGCACCTCCGCTCCAAAGCTCCTGTCCACTGTACCGGCAGCGACAGTGAGCAGCCATGGCGCGTCATTTGTGATCGAGCCTGAGTTGGGACCATTATTTCCGGCCGCGCTCACAACGATGACACCCTTGGATACGGCGCCAAAAGCACCGATGGCCACGGGGTCCTCATCAAATCTTCTGCCCGTGTTTCCACCGAGGGAAATCGAGAGCACATCCACCCCATCCTTGGTGGCTGCATCCAACCCAGCTAGTATGGCGGATTCAGCACACTGATTGTCGGCACATACCTTGTACATGGCGACATGGGCGCCAGGAGCTATTCCAGCTGCTGTACCCGTGCCAACGCCATGGTACGCGCCAGGGACGAAGTTCCCGGCGGCCGTGGATGAGGTGTGTGTTCCATGTCCCACCTCGTCGCCAGAGTCATCTCCGACAAACGACTTGGCACCGATGAGCTTGTTGTTGCATCGGGCCGCCTTGCACGAGCCCTTCCACCTTGGTGGGGGCGGTGGTATTCCATGGTCATCAAAGGAAGGGTGTGCCGCATGGATGCCAGTGTCGAGCAACCCGACGATGACTCCCTTCCCGTAGCGAGCTTCGCTCCAGAACCCAGTGCCGTTCCTGAGCCCGAGGAACGCCGGCGTGTGCGTGGTCATGAGTTGCAGCTTACGGTCCGGGAACGCACGCAGGAACCCTGGCTTCTTGGCCACCGAATATAGCTCAGCCTTAGTGAGCCTCGCGGTGAAGCCATTAAACACTTCGGTGTAGGAGTGGAGAAGCCGGGACTCGATGGATTCACCGGCATGCAAGCTTGGCAAGAAAGACTCGTGCCACCTACGGTGAGCGTCTTTCCCGGCATCCGAGCGCAGTGGCTCGACAAGCACGATGTAAGTGCGATAGGCAGAGGGTTCTGCGACATTCCGTTGAGGCCTTGCGGTGGATGGATTGATGTAGCATAGTGCAGGTGTAGAGAAAAGGGTGGCTAGCAAGACAAGGGGCGGTAGGAAATTGGAAAATGACGCCATTGCTAGAGCCAGACACACAGATAGGATGAAGGTGATGGCGATGCTGGAATAGGATCGACCACCGGGTCATCTTTATACAACAGGAATGGCCATTGTAGATTACTTGATAAATGCACCGCATGCAGCAAACATAAATGACTTTAATTTCTTGATAAATGCATATAAGACATAAATGGTTAGTATATCGTATCTTTGGCACAAGTTAATTTCTTGATAAATGCAGCGCATGTAAATGACTTTAATTTCTGCCAAATCTGGATGATCTGGTTAAGATCGTGGGATATGTGCAGAATATACAGGATCTTTTCTTTTATTATCCACGTAATCTTGAAGATCACTACTACTATTCGGATGAACATAGTATATAGTCATAAATGGAAATGAGATTTTCGAATTAACGGCTGGTGGGTTGCCCCGACATTTATGATGTGTAGTATAGTATCTTTACGCAAAAAAATAAATGCATATCGTCTCATAAATTATATCCAAAAAAATCTTGTCATAAATGAAAATATAGAAACATGGGATGGGACCAGTCTCACAATTACCTCAAATTATGGGTTTAGTCAAAGTTAGACTTTGTAAAGTTTTACTTAATATCTAAGAAAAAAATACCAACATGTACAATATAAAATCTATTGTATCAGAATCTTCATAAATTATATTTTcaaattatatgcatttgatATTATGAATGTTGATATTTTTTCTTCTATTCTTGATTAAACTTTACAAATTTTGACTTTGACTTTGACTAAAGCAAAACATAAGGTAATTGTGAATGGAGGGAGTGGATTAGAATATGTCGACGCATTTCTATCTAGAAATGTAAGTGAGATCCCACCAAAGTTCCACttatagtttattttattttattgacTTTAAGATTTTACCAAAATTTTGAACTAGAAAATTCAAAATGAACTATAGGTGAGACTTTTGTGGGATCCCACTTGACACCTTACTTCTATCATTTGCAAATCTGAATATTTTATATATAAGGAACGTGGACTTTAGAACCTGAGTATTTtttatatgaatcaattgttaatcTTAGCAAATAAGTGTCATAGGGCTAAAATATTATTGAACAGATTGTTAATCTGAATATTTGAGTAATCCTAATAAAAAGGTTAAGGTGACTAAATCTCCTATTGCTTCCAAATGAATTGCATGTTTAGAAATAGCAGAGGTCTAAAGAACTTGGCTAAGCACTTACACATCGTTGATAGTATTAGAGAACATGCTTTAGATTTTATTGCCATTTCTAAGACGGGCAAGCAAAATTACTCAACAAGTTTTCTAAATTGCCTTTCAGGCGGGGAAGACTTTGATTGGGTATCCCGCCCACCTCGAGAGCGATCCGATGGCCTATTAGTTGGGGTTCGAACTTCGGCTATGAAAATTTTACATAATTCTGGAGGAGATTTTCATATACAACTCTACATACATAATAAATCTGATAATTTCATATTGAGTTTGGTTTCCGTCTATGGGGCTGCTCAGGATGCTGCTAAACCTGCTTTTCTTCGCGAGTTGGTTAATCTAGCAAAAGATAATCTGTACCCAATCATTATTGGGGGTATTTTAATTTGCTAAAATTCCCACGGGTGAAGAGTAGGGGCAGGTTCGACACGCATTGGCCTTTCTTATGCAATGACGTCATTGACAGCTTCGATTTAAGGAAGGTTTCAATGATTGGGAGATAATttacatgggaaaatagcctcccAAAGCATACTTACGAGAAGCTAGACCGGGTATTGATGGACTCGGATTAAGAATTAAAGTTCCCTCTTGTCTCGGTACGGGTCCTGCCTTGTATAAAAGCTTTGTTGGACCATGCTTCTATTTTATTTACAACCGGGACACCATCACCTCAGCGTAGACGccggttcaaatttgaacttggatggctACAAAGGGAGGGTTTCTCGGATATGATTAAATTTATATGAGACAAACAATTGCTGGGAATAACccaatccaaaggtggaacaataAAATACGCTCGACGCGTAAATACCTTGGGGATGGTCTAAGCACATGACTGGGCTACTCAAAAAGGAGAAATTCATCCTATTATAAAAAAATGATCTAGAGGAACTCGCCGATGTACGACCATTGACTACGCATGAGATTGAACTTAAAAGTCAATTCAATTCAACGTTAGCTGGTCTACTACGTGAGGAGGAACTCAAGTGGTACCAAAGATCGTAGGCCTAATTTTTACTAGAAGGATATTCGAATACAAGATACTATCTTAGTGTCGCCAATGGCCGACACAGAAAGAAACTCATTCATTCTCTAGTCCAGGAAGAGAGAGTGATTGAAGGTCATGACCAACTAAAGTCCTATATTACTCATTGGACCGtacacatctgtatgtatgatttccaataaatctatagctcgctccataataccagagaatggagtcttagtcatttttcccatcagacatgcttcacatctatcaagtgattcaagtagtccatcagaatggagtttcttcatgcgcttcactccaatatgaccaagacaacAGTGCCACATGTATGTACAATTATCATCAGTTTTTAATCGTTTAGCATTAATGTTATAAACATGTGTATTATTACTattgagatttaacaagaataaaccattcatctcaggtgcatgaccataaaagatattattcataaaaatagaacaacctttattctcagacttgaatgaataaccgtcttgcaataAACATGATCCAGATGtaatgttcatgcttaacgcagacacaaaataacaattatttagattTAAAATTAATCTCGACGGTAGATGAAGGGGGAGTGTGCCGAATGCGATCACATCAACCTTGGAGccatttccaacgtgcatcgtTACCTTGTCCTTCGCTAGTCTTCGTTTATTTCGTAGTTCCTGTTtcaagttacaaatatgagcaaccgaactagtatcaaatacccagtcattactacgattactagtaagatacacatcaataacatgtatatcagatatacctttcttcttgatgtTGTCGTTCTTCAGATCTGCCATGTACTTAGAGCAGTTCCGCTTCCAGTATCCTTCTCCCTTACAACAAAAGCACTcagtatcaggcttagggccaaccTTGGGTTTCTTAGGAGGCGCATCAGCTtttttgccgcccttcttgaatttaccattttCATTAGGCCTGCCCCGTTTCTTGAAACTAGTGGTCTTATTGAACATCACTtgatgctctttcttgatctccacttcagcagttttcagcattgagaagagttcaggtaatgtCTTGTTCATGCATTGCATGttttagttcatcacgaagttcttataactaggtggcagtgattggaggacacgatgaatccCCAAAGCATTAGGAATCGTAATTCCGAAATCTTGGAGTTTCTTTGCATGCCCAGACATTTTGAGGACATGCTCGCTAATGGAGCATCCCCTCTTCCATTTTACAGTTAAAGAACTGTTTAGAGGCTTCACAGCTTTCCACGGCCGAATGAGTTTCAAATATCATTTTGAACTCACTGATTATATCATGAGGGCCGTGGTTCTCGAAGCGTTTTTGAAGCTCTGACTCTAATCCATAGAGCATGGTACACTGAACTATGGAGTATTGAGTCTTCCGAGTGAGGTAAACATTTTTAACCTCATCAGGAGCAATCTCTGCAGGTGGATCACCcatcggtgcatcgagcacatggaGAAGTTGTCCAGTAGTGAGGACAATTGTTGGGGGTGCTCCCCGACAATGCCCACCATAAGGGTCTTAGggctgatggaatcctgtaggctagtATGAGACACCGGTGATCGAACAAACGGGAGAGAGATTTACacaggtttggggccctcgataaggtaaaacccttacttcctgcttgtctgatcttgattattgaaAGTATATCGGGTTAGAATGGGGTAGGCAAAGGACTACGATGGTCTCGCCGAGAGGgaagggttctaagctctaggtttgatCTTGCGGTAGTTCTATGCATGTAAGTTGTGTTCCGGCAGATCctttcctggcctttatatagcaggccaggtctcgagagatctctTCGGATCGACTAAGTTACAAAGAGTCATAAAACGTTGTCGACGCTGCTAGCTcacgggtcccatatgtcagcctctataaacaataaacattgaggatgttgctgcctcatgggtcccgcatgtcatcctctcataacgataaatgttttcttttcttggatttatttaccaactgatttttaattttttttatttttgatcccctgccgtctttgaaacgttgacgacgcttaggctcatgggtccccgatgaaaGCCTCCCCGTAcacgaaacatgtgatatcttgattattttgcagacaataaacagtgtacttcgctctgagctattgtaaacggataaattaaatttttatttttcataaacaaacttatatgttgaatctccttgttttttgtttttgcgaagcataggactttcctgtttttttttagaaaatccgaatttttcctgttttggagtgggctcaaattgtacgagtcaaaaggcccagcaggatagttcgaaggcccaaatGTCCAGATGcaacccaattgaaatctttctcttcttggatttttttcaccccctgatttctggctactccatttttcttttggtcctgtgccgacttggaaacgttgagaccgctgctgtaaaatgggactcgcatgtcatcctctatgtacaataaagtttcttttcttggattatttttggctcctgatatttagtcacttgcctttttttctttcgatctcatgccaactttaaaacgttgaggaagctgctgtctcatgggtcccgcatgtcgtcctctatgaacaataaaagtttcctttgttggatttatttgttacccctaatttctggctattttcctttttcttttgatgccctgcccccttttaaacgatgacgacgcagctggtaggtcggtcccacatgtcatcctctatgaacaataaaagtttcctttgatggatttatttttgaccctacttaatttctggctatttccttttttcttttgatcccctgccgccttcgaatagttgaggatgatgctgcctcatgggtcccgcatgtcatcctctaagaaaggtaaatgttttttttcttggattttgtttaccaactgatttttggcttattttttctttcgatctcctaccgcctttaaagcgttgacgacgctgctggctcatgggtccccaatgtcagcctcactgtactgcaaatcctctttatgCAAAGGTTGAGGATGatactgcctcatgggtcccgcatatcatcctctcagaacgataaatgtttattttcttggatttttaccaactgatttttggtttattttttctttcaatccccagccatctttaaaacgttgacgacgctgctggctcatgggtccccgatgtcagcctccccgtacaagaaacatgtgatatcttgattattttgcagacaat
This region of Lolium perenne isolate Kyuss_39 chromosome 2, Kyuss_2.0, whole genome shotgun sequence genomic DNA includes:
- the LOC127321349 gene encoding subtilisin-like protease 1, with product MASFSNFLPPLVLLATLFSTPALCYINPSTARPQRNVAEPSAYRTYIVLVEPLRSDAGKDAHRRWHESFLPSLHAGESIESRLLHSYTEVFNGFTARLTKAELYSVAKKPGFLRAFPDRKLQLMTTHTPAFLGLRNGTGFWSEARYGKGVIVGLLDTGIHAAHPSFDDHGIPPPPPRWKGSCKAARCNNKLIGAKSFVGDDSGDEVGHGTHTSSTAAGNFVPGAYHGVGTGTAAGIAPGAHVAMYKVCADNQCAESAILAGLDAATKDGVDVLSISLGGNTGRRFDEDPVAIGAFGAVSKGVIVVSAAGNNGPNSGSITNDAPWLLTVAAGTVDRSFGAEVHLGNGKSIHGEALTQEAKPRSKSYPLLFSEARRYCEYGDENSVAGKIIVCESTMSAFQKSQVHSLIGAGAAGVVLFNDDLSGYTTLLRDYNSTVVQVTAADGAILTSYAASSETTSVASFNYNNTLLGIRPAPVVSWFSSRGPSFIVPGFLKPDILAPGLNILAAWPPKMDSASGPFNIISGTSMATPHISGVAALLKSIHPSWSPAAIKSAILTTSDMVNSTGGSILDQHHTKASVYDTGAGHVNVTRAADPGLVYDLGITDYAGYICWFLGKDGLATIVRNSSLTCTNLPKIEDVQLNYPTITMPMTSTPFTVNRTVTNVGPATSTYTAKVDVPKSLVVRVFPETLTFSKVGEKKTFSVTASSHIGKELFFEGSLRWVSDRHVVRSPIVVAAIAVRRSLVKNIT